In a single window of the Melissococcus plutonius ATCC 35311 genome:
- the tilS gene encoding tRNA lysidine(34) synthetase TilS, with the protein MCKDGKEESKLLHTFFQQGEKIGLWSKKNRLLLAISGGVDSMVLLHLIEQLQKKIPIDFAVAHVNHKIREESIEEAAYVCTYCKQKNIPYYETSWEEAKDKNIEARARKFRYSFFANLMKQERYTHLLTAHHLDDQAETMLMKMVRGTTLKNLAGIQLQQDFSIGKLVRPFLIFSKEQIRNYAIDKKIMYFEDNTNYSDSYARNRMRHQIIPLLKQENKQFLEHMAGLSQQITAASSLIDSMITPYFNQWVHQSNAIWYLQLDDLLKQTEEFQLFFLMDFFQRILIPENVLINQAQMKQALTILNGSTPQAKMIFGSNWHFIRTYNCVKLYQKTETTFLINKNSNPLHNLNLFEGVFLSDKEWMGLETSCKKVPIPPKAKFWETKVLNISAKTSLPLIIRHRLPGDKIAIAPKLTKKLRRLFIDRKIPNEIRDQVWIIADKNQEIIWIPNFVNSYLSIATETDKIHYRLLFKFRE; encoded by the coding sequence ATGTGTAAAGATGGGAAGGAAGAAAGTAAATTGTTGCATACATTTTTTCAGCAAGGAGAAAAAATAGGATTATGGTCAAAAAAAAATCGTTTACTTCTAGCCATTTCTGGTGGCGTAGATTCAATGGTTCTTCTTCATCTTATTGAGCAACTTCAAAAAAAAATACCAATTGATTTTGCAGTTGCCCATGTGAATCATAAAATAAGAGAAGAATCTATTGAAGAAGCTGCCTATGTTTGTACCTATTGTAAACAAAAGAATATTCCTTATTATGAGACGAGTTGGGAAGAGGCGAAAGATAAAAATATTGAGGCAAGAGCACGTAAATTCCGTTATTCATTTTTTGCAAATTTAATGAAACAAGAAAGATATACCCACCTATTGACTGCTCATCATCTAGACGATCAGGCAGAGACAATGCTGATGAAAATGGTAAGAGGAACAACACTAAAAAATTTAGCAGGAATTCAATTACAACAAGATTTCAGTATTGGAAAATTAGTACGGCCTTTTTTAATTTTTTCTAAAGAACAAATAAGGAACTATGCTATTGATAAGAAAATCATGTATTTTGAAGATAATACAAATTATTCAGATAGTTATGCTCGCAATCGAATGAGACATCAGATTATTCCTTTACTAAAACAGGAAAATAAGCAATTTCTTGAGCATATGGCTGGGTTGAGTCAACAAATTACAGCTGCTTCTTCATTGATTGATTCAATGATTACACCCTATTTTAATCAATGGGTTCATCAATCAAATGCCATCTGGTATTTACAGTTAGATGATCTACTTAAGCAAACTGAAGAATTTCAATTATTTTTTTTGATGGATTTCTTTCAAAGAATCTTAATCCCGGAGAATGTTCTTATTAATCAAGCACAAATGAAACAAGCGTTAACAATATTGAATGGTTCTACACCACAAGCAAAAATGATATTTGGATCAAATTGGCATTTCATAAGAACTTATAACTGTGTAAAACTTTATCAGAAGACAGAAACAACATTTTTGATCAATAAAAATTCCAACCCTCTGCATAACTTAAATTTATTTGAAGGAGTATTTTTATCTGATAAGGAATGGATGGGTTTAGAGACATCATGTAAAAAGGTTCCAATACCACCTAAGGCTAAGTTTTGGGAAACAAAAGTTTTAAATATATCTGCAAAAACATCCTTGCCATTAATCATTCGGCATCGTCTGCCCGGTGATAAGATAGCTATTGCTCCTAAGCTGACAAAAAAACTACGTAGGTTATTTATCGATAGAAAAATTCCTAATGAAATTCGTGATCAAGTCTGGATTATTGCAGATAAGAATCAAGAAATTATCTGGATACCTAATTTTGTAAATTCTTATTTGAGTATTGCAACAGAAACTGATAAAATACACTACAGGCTCCTTTTTAAATTTAGGGAGTAG
- a CDS encoding RNA-binding S4 domain-containing protein, with the protein MRLDKFLKVARIIKRRTLAKEVADKGRIQINDKVAKSSSNISIGDQITIQFGNKILKIKVEEIRDTTKKEDAQKMYTVLAETKVDSTDKLH; encoded by the coding sequence ATGCGTTTAGATAAATTTTTAAAAGTTGCACGAATTATTAAGCGAAGAACATTAGCAAAGGAAGTTGCCGACAAAGGAAGAATTCAGATCAATGATAAGGTGGCTAAATCTTCCAGTAATATAAGCATTGGTGATCAGATAACCATTCAATTTGGAAATAAAATTTTAAAAATTAAAGTAGAAGAAATTCGTGATACGACTAAAAAAGAAGATGCACAAAAAATGTATACGGTATTAGCAGAGACAAAAGTTGATAGTACGGATAAATTACATTAG
- the mfd gene encoding transcription-repair coupling factor — protein MNIIEQIGNSELVHLWNQNLPDMSRQLITGLAGSAKTLVMANGYIQQKKKMMVIVPNLYYANQLVEDLKNLIPTESVHLFPVDEVISAEMAFSSPEARAERVATLNFLITKKTGIIVVPVAGLRKYLPKKTTWKNAQIHWRIGEELDLEALAQQLVLLGYERQSLVGKPGEFSFRGSIVDIYPLNTEYPIRMELFDVEVDSLRYFEVDTQRSVETIDEVTISPMTDLIFSKADLETGIKELKNILEKRLAITKELADKEILQEYFGQLLSSWEQGIPTENAHYYTDFLYKEKTTLLDYFPNNSLLFVDDYSRIMETEREILREEAEWQTMKIEELQIFSEQTFGVNIHELLRKVNLSTTFFSLFQKGMGNLRFQAIHNFQYRPMQQFFGQLPLLKTETDRWQKQKQTVILLIPTNDRIKKVEELFQGVGISSAVTTWNQLLPEKVQIIEGDLQTGFELPSERLVVITEKEVFHTVTKKRTHRQTTPNAERLKSYNDLKVGDYVVHANHGIGKYIGMETLEVDGIHQDYITILYQNDDKLFIPVTQLNLIQKFVASEAKAPKINKLGGSEWNKTKQKVSTKIEDIADDLIQLYAAREAEKGFAFPPDDAYQKEFEDAFPYTETDDQLRSAAEIKHDMEKIRPMDRLLVGDVGYGKTEVALRAAFKAIACHKQVVFLVPTTILAQQHYETMIDRFADFPVEVGLLSRFRTKKQQNETIQKIKHGQIDIVVGTHRLLSKDITFSDLGLLIIDEEQRFGVKHKERLKQLRAQVDVLTLTATPIPRTLHMSMLGVRDLSVIETPPANRYPIQTYIMENNLGAIREGIERELARGGQIFYLYNRVETIEKKVEEIKALVPEARVAYAHGQMTEVKLENTLFDFIEQQYDILVTTTIIETGVDIPNVNTLFVENADYMGLSTLYQLRGRVGRSNRVAYAYFMYEQQKILNEVSEKRLEAIKDFTELGSGFKIAMRDLSIRGAGNLLGAQQHGFIDSVGFDMYTQMLSEAVSRKQGKTVQDQKTSVEIDLGIDAYLPTSYITDERQKIEIYKRIRQLENYDMYEELETDLLDRFGSYPDEVAHLLTIGRIKMDGDRALIESIYKKQQVVKFTLSKIGTKTYNIEQIFSALSSTQLSADFPIENEKMTILLKIPKSMETATWLLEITAFTEALRKEKYKKLNDADSDIEQ, from the coding sequence ATGAATATTATTGAACAAATTGGTAATAGTGAATTGGTTCATTTATGGAATCAAAACTTACCCGACATGTCACGTCAATTAATTACTGGTTTGGCCGGTTCTGCAAAAACATTAGTCATGGCTAATGGATATATACAGCAGAAAAAAAAGATGATGGTTATTGTGCCAAACCTATATTATGCAAATCAATTGGTAGAAGACTTAAAAAATCTTATACCAACAGAATCAGTCCATTTATTTCCTGTAGATGAAGTTATTTCGGCAGAAATGGCATTTTCTTCACCTGAGGCACGTGCAGAAAGGGTTGCTACATTAAACTTTTTGATAACAAAAAAAACAGGTATTATTGTTGTTCCTGTTGCTGGATTAAGAAAATATTTACCAAAAAAAACAACTTGGAAAAATGCACAAATTCATTGGCGGATAGGTGAAGAACTAGATTTAGAAGCATTAGCGCAACAGTTAGTCTTACTAGGATATGAACGTCAATCTCTTGTTGGAAAACCGGGTGAATTTAGTTTTCGGGGTAGCATTGTAGACATTTATCCTTTAAATACGGAATACCCAATTAGAATGGAATTATTTGACGTTGAAGTTGATTCTTTGCGTTATTTTGAAGTAGATACCCAGCGTTCAGTTGAAACTATAGATGAAGTAACTATTTCACCAATGACAGATTTGATTTTCTCAAAAGCTGATCTAGAAACTGGCATAAAAGAATTAAAAAATATTCTAGAAAAGCGACTTGCAATTACGAAGGAATTAGCAGATAAAGAAATTTTACAAGAGTATTTTGGACAATTACTATCTTCTTGGGAACAAGGTATTCCGACAGAAAATGCTCATTATTATACGGATTTTTTATATAAAGAAAAAACAACCCTTTTAGATTATTTCCCTAATAATAGTTTACTTTTTGTTGATGATTATTCACGAATCATGGAAACTGAAAGAGAAATTCTACGTGAAGAAGCAGAATGGCAAACAATGAAAATTGAGGAATTGCAAATTTTCTCAGAACAAACATTTGGCGTTAATATTCATGAACTATTGAGAAAAGTCAATTTATCAACAACCTTTTTTTCATTATTTCAAAAAGGTATGGGCAATCTCCGTTTTCAAGCGATTCATAATTTTCAATACCGACCGATGCAGCAATTTTTTGGACAACTGCCGCTATTAAAAACTGAGACAGATCGATGGCAAAAACAAAAACAAACGGTGATTTTGCTTATACCAACCAATGATCGAATTAAAAAGGTAGAAGAATTATTTCAAGGCGTTGGTATTAGTAGCGCTGTAACAACCTGGAATCAATTATTGCCAGAAAAGGTTCAAATTATTGAGGGAGATTTACAAACAGGATTTGAATTGCCTTCTGAAAGACTTGTAGTGATTACAGAAAAAGAAGTATTCCACACAGTTACCAAAAAACGTACTCATCGACAAACAACTCCAAACGCTGAAAGATTGAAAAGTTATAATGACTTAAAAGTCGGTGATTATGTTGTTCATGCAAATCATGGAATAGGAAAATACATTGGAATGGAAACATTAGAAGTTGATGGTATCCATCAAGATTATATTACTATTCTTTATCAAAACGATGATAAGCTTTTCATTCCTGTCACCCAGTTAAATCTTATTCAAAAATTTGTTGCTTCAGAAGCAAAAGCCCCGAAAATTAACAAACTAGGTGGCAGTGAATGGAATAAAACAAAACAAAAAGTATCCACTAAAATTGAGGATATTGCTGATGATCTTATTCAACTATATGCAGCAAGAGAGGCTGAGAAGGGATTTGCCTTTCCACCAGATGATGCTTATCAAAAAGAATTTGAAGATGCCTTTCCATACACCGAAACAGATGACCAGCTACGTAGTGCTGCAGAAATTAAACATGACATGGAAAAAATTAGACCAATGGATCGTTTATTAGTGGGAGATGTCGGCTATGGAAAAACAGAAGTAGCCTTGCGAGCAGCTTTCAAGGCAATTGCCTGTCATAAACAAGTTGTTTTTCTAGTACCAACAACCATTTTGGCACAGCAACATTACGAAACAATGATCGACCGTTTTGCTGATTTTCCTGTTGAGGTCGGCTTACTTAGTCGTTTTCGAACCAAAAAACAACAAAATGAAACAATTCAAAAGATTAAGCATGGTCAAATAGATATTGTTGTTGGAACGCATCGCTTGCTCTCAAAGGATATTACTTTTAGTGATTTAGGATTATTGATTATTGATGAGGAACAACGGTTTGGTGTTAAGCATAAAGAACGCTTAAAACAGCTACGTGCACAGGTAGATGTACTAACATTAACGGCAACGCCTATTCCTAGAACGCTTCATATGTCTATGCTTGGTGTTCGGGATCTATCTGTCATTGAAACGCCACCGGCAAATCGTTACCCTATTCAAACATATATTATGGAGAACAATCTTGGAGCTATTCGTGAAGGAATTGAAAGAGAATTAGCAAGAGGTGGCCAAATTTTCTATCTTTATAATCGGGTAGAGACAATTGAGAAGAAAGTTGAGGAGATCAAGGCATTAGTCCCTGAAGCTCGTGTTGCCTATGCACATGGACAAATGACAGAAGTTAAGCTAGAAAACACCCTTTTTGACTTTATTGAGCAACAATATGACATATTAGTGACAACTACCATTATTGAAACAGGTGTAGATATACCTAATGTCAATACGTTATTTGTTGAGAATGCAGATTATATGGGATTGTCCACACTTTATCAATTGCGTGGACGTGTTGGTCGAAGTAATCGTGTTGCTTATGCTTATTTTATGTATGAACAGCAAAAAATACTAAATGAAGTAAGTGAAAAACGTTTGGAAGCTATTAAAGATTTTACTGAACTTGGTTCAGGATTTAAGATCGCAATGCGAGACCTCTCGATTCGTGGAGCCGGTAATTTATTGGGAGCTCAACAACATGGATTTATCGATTCCGTTGGATTCGACATGTATACACAGATGCTTTCAGAAGCTGTTTCTCGTAAGCAAGGAAAAACAGTTCAAGATCAAAAAACTTCAGTAGAAATTGATTTGGGTATTGACGCTTACTTACCAACTTCCTATATTACGGATGAGCGACAAAAAATTGAAATTTATAAACGAATTAGACAGCTAGAAAATTACGATATGTATGAAGAATTAGAAACAGACTTGTTAGACCGATTTGGTAGTTATCCAGATGAGGTTGCACACTTACTAACGATTGGTAGAATTAAAATGGATGGCGATAGAGCATTGATTGAATCAATTTATAAAAAACAACAAGTCGTTAAATTTACATTAAGTAAAATAGGAACAAAGACATATAACATTGAGCAAATTTTTTCTGCTCTTTCATCGACACAATTATCAGCCGATTTTCCTATTGAAAATGAAAAAATGACGATCCTATTAAAAATTCCAAAATCGATGGAAACAGCAACTTGGCTTTTAGAAATTACCGCTTTTACGGAAGCTTTAAGAAAAGAAAAATACAAAAAATTAAATGATGCTGATAGTGACATAGAACAGTAA
- a CDS encoding S1 domain-containing RNA-binding protein: MAIEIGAKLSGKVSGITNFGAFIDLGDGKTGLVHISEISNGFVKDIHDVLTVGDKVTVKVTAVGNDGKIGLSIQKAQENIEGQKRERSETPERSERFERPIRSTPKKTFNKSTTTNTKQDFDSLMSSFLKDSDDRLSSLRRNTEGKRGGRGGRRN; the protein is encoded by the coding sequence ATGGCAATTGAAATAGGAGCGAAGCTATCTGGAAAAGTGTCAGGAATTACTAATTTTGGTGCATTTATTGATTTAGGCGATGGTAAAACTGGATTGGTTCATATTAGTGAAATATCCAATGGTTTCGTGAAAGATATCCATGATGTTTTAACAGTTGGTGATAAGGTAACTGTTAAAGTCACTGCAGTTGGTAATGATGGTAAAATTGGTTTATCTATTCAAAAAGCACAAGAAAATATAGAAGGACAAAAAAGAGAACGTTCAGAAACACCAGAAAGATCAGAAAGATTTGAAAGACCCATACGATCAACACCTAAAAAAACATTTAACAAGTCTACTACAACAAATACAAAGCAAGATTTTGATTCATTAATGAGTTCATTTTTAAAGGATAGTGATGATCGATTATCTTCTTTAAGAAGAAATACAGAGGGCAAACGTGGTGGACGTGGTGGACGTCGAAATTAA
- a CDS encoding FtsB family cell division protein, which produces MKKRKDINKIASLTNDYIKEQQVKYEKRQKQLIFKRRRLAVIFTCAFIIFIFSGFQLIGDYSRLNTFKQQELKVKNQSAKIDEQRTQLKQEVDLLKNEDYVAKLARSRLYGSKNNEQIYTIPELNGTTELPDKGNSSQTKDNHQSQSSSSEKAKNSGE; this is translated from the coding sequence ATGAAGAAAAGAAAAGATATAAATAAAATAGCTTCATTAACAAATGACTATATAAAAGAACAACAGGTCAAATATGAAAAACGGCAGAAACAATTAATTTTTAAACGACGACGATTAGCTGTTATTTTTACCTGTGCATTTATAATTTTTATTTTTTCTGGTTTTCAGTTGATAGGTGATTATAGCCGATTGAATACCTTTAAACAGCAAGAGTTGAAAGTGAAGAATCAATCTGCAAAAATTGATGAGCAACGCACGCAATTAAAACAGGAAGTTGATTTGTTAAAAAATGAAGACTATGTGGCAAAGTTAGCACGGAGTCGTTTATATGGTTCTAAAAATAATGAACAAATTTATACAATTCCAGAATTAAATGGAACAACTGAATTACCAGATAAAGGTAATTCATCACAAACCAAGGATAATCATCAATCGCAGTCTAGTTCATCAGAGAAGGCAAAAAATTCTGGTGAATAA
- a CDS encoding L-lactate dehydrogenase: protein MTTRKKDHQKVILVGDGAVGSSYAFALVTQNIAQEVGIVDINIKKTEGDAIDLSHALAFTSPKKIYSATYDDCRDADLVVLTAGAPQKPGETRIDLVHKNLKINREVVNSIVASGFDGIFLVAANPVDILTYSTWKFSGFPKERVIGSGTSLDSARFRQAIAELVNVDARNVHAYILGEHGDTEFPVWSHANVAGLQIYEWVKNNPKVDEEAMVNLFSNVRDAAYTIIEKKGATFYGIAAALARITRAILDDENAVFPLSVYLDGQYGQESIFIGAPAVINRQGVQQVIEIPLTDSEKDRMDASATSLKEVIDSAFKRLESEND, encoded by the coding sequence ATGACTACTAGAAAAAAAGACCACCAAAAGGTAATCTTAGTAGGTGATGGTGCTGTTGGTTCAAGTTATGCCTTTGCTTTAGTAACCCAAAATATTGCACAAGAAGTAGGAATTGTTGATATTAATATTAAAAAAACAGAAGGAGATGCTATCGACTTATCACATGCGCTTGCCTTCACTTCACCTAAAAAAATCTATTCAGCTACCTATGATGACTGTCGCGATGCCGACTTGGTTGTTTTAACTGCTGGTGCTCCACAAAAGCCTGGTGAAACTAGGATAGATCTTGTACACAAAAATTTAAAAATTAATCGGGAAGTTGTTAATTCTATTGTTGCTTCTGGCTTTGATGGTATCTTTTTAGTTGCTGCAAATCCTGTAGATATCTTAACCTATTCTACTTGGAAATTCTCTGGTTTTCCTAAAGAACGTGTAATTGGTTCCGGAACTTCACTAGATTCAGCACGTTTCCGTCAAGCAATTGCTGAATTGGTTAATGTTGACGCTCGTAACGTCCACGCTTATATATTGGGCGAACATGGAGATACTGAATTTCCAGTATGGTCACATGCAAACGTTGCTGGATTACAAATTTATGAATGGGTAAAAAATAATCCTAAGGTTGATGAAGAAGCTATGGTTAACCTATTTTCCAATGTTCGTGATGCTGCTTATACAATCATTGAGAAAAAAGGTGCAACCTTCTACGGTATTGCTGCTGCTTTAGCACGTATTACACGAGCAATCTTAGATGATGAAAATGCTGTTTTTCCTCTATCTGTTTATTTAGATGGCCAGTATGGTCAAGAAAGTATATTTATCGGTGCACCTGCTGTAATTAATCGTCAAGGTGTCCAACAAGTAATTGAAATTCCTTTAACAGATTCTGAAAAAGATCGTATGGATGCTTCAGCAACTTCTTTAAAAGAAGTAATTGACTCTGCCTTTAAGCGTCTTGAATCAGAGAATGATTAA
- the hpt gene encoding hypoxanthine phosphoribosyltransferase, whose product MLEKDIEKVLITKKQIFDRTIELGRQLTEDYQDKNPLVIGILKGAVPFIADLTSQIDEKLELDFMAVSSYGNATISSGEVKIIKDLDTNVEGRHILIVEDIIDSGRTLAYLVDLFKYRKAASVKIVTLLDKPEGRVVNITADYVGFDVPDEFVVGYGMDYAEHYRNLPYIGILKPKIYQTN is encoded by the coding sequence ATGTTAGAAAAAGACATAGAGAAAGTTCTAATTACTAAAAAACAAATTTTTGATAGAACAATAGAACTTGGTAGGCAGTTAACAGAAGATTATCAAGATAAAAATCCTTTAGTTATCGGTATTTTAAAAGGTGCTGTACCATTTATTGCTGATTTAACAAGTCAGATTGATGAAAAATTAGAATTAGATTTTATGGCAGTTTCTAGCTATGGAAACGCCACTATATCTTCAGGTGAAGTAAAAATTATTAAAGATCTAGATACAAATGTTGAAGGTAGACATATTTTAATTGTAGAAGATATCATTGACAGTGGAAGAACATTAGCTTATTTGGTTGATCTTTTTAAATATAGAAAAGCAGCATCGGTAAAAATTGTTACATTGCTTGATAAACCAGAAGGCAGAGTTGTGAATATTACAGCAGACTATGTAGGATTTGATGTTCCTGATGAATTTGTTGTTGGTTATGGAATGGATTACGCAGAACATTATAGAAATTTACCTTATATCGGTATTTTAAAACCTAAGATTTATCAAACAAATTAA
- the pth gene encoding aminoacyl-tRNA hydrolase, whose product MKMIVGLGNPGTKYQATKHNIGFITLDEIATRYKVDFNKNQFEAVTTDFFIDSEKIMLIKPLTYMNESGRSIGPLVDYYGLNLSDLIIIYDDLDLPVGKVRVRAKGSAGGHNGIKSLIAHLGTNDFTRIKVGISRPENNDTVIHHVLSAFKKEQHTEIQKAIKTAADAAIYMCSSHTVIDAMNQFNGK is encoded by the coding sequence ATGAAAATGATCGTGGGATTAGGAAATCCAGGAACAAAATATCAAGCAACGAAGCATAACATCGGCTTTATTACATTAGATGAAATTGCTACTCGTTATAAGGTAGATTTTAATAAAAACCAATTTGAGGCTGTAACTACCGATTTTTTTATTGACTCTGAAAAGATAATGCTAATCAAACCGCTAACTTATATGAATGAGTCGGGTCGTTCCATTGGACCGTTGGTTGATTATTATGGATTAAATTTAAGCGATTTAATCATTATCTATGATGATTTGGATTTGCCAGTAGGAAAAGTTCGTGTACGGGCAAAAGGAAGTGCAGGGGGACATAATGGTATCAAAAGTTTAATTGCCCATTTAGGTACAAATGATTTTACAAGAATAAAAGTTGGTATTAGTAGACCAGAAAATAATGATACAGTTATTCATCATGTACTAAGTGCATTTAAAAAAGAACAACATACAGAAATACAAAAAGCAATAAAAACTGCCGCAGATGCAGCAATTTACATGTGTAGTTCCCATACAGTTATTGATGCAATGAATCAATTTAATGGAAAATAA
- the ftsH gene encoding ATP-dependent zinc metalloprotease FtsH, whose amino-acid sequence MKRKNNGMKNGLYYVLIVLAIVMIVYFFFGNNNQQSSDIEYSTFNKQLADGKIKSITVQPTNGVYRITGQYKKKQEVKETSGLSLLGSTEVATKRFTTIILPSDTTLSRVEDSAKNHGVNLEVKEQSTSGAWVSLLASFVPFLILFFFFYMMMGQQGGGGNGGRVMNFGKSKAKEADKKANRIRFSDVAGAEEEKQELVEVVEFLKDPRRFIELGARIPAGVLLEGPPGTGKTLLAKAVAGEAGVPFYSISGSDFVEMFVGVGASRVRDLFETAKKNAPAIIFIDEIDAVGRQRGAGMGGGHDEREQTLNQLLVEMDGFDGNEGVIVIAATNRSDVLDPALLRPGRFDRQILVGRPDVKGREAILHVHARNKPFADDINLKVVAQQTPGFVGADLENVLNEAALVAARRNKKKIDASDIDEAEDRVIAGPAKKDKVINKKEREMVAFHEAGHTIVGLVLSRARVVHKVTIIPRGRAGGYMIALPKEDQNLMTREDLFEQVVGLLGGRTAEEIIFGVQTTGASNDFEQATALARSMVTEYGMSDRLGPVQYEGNHQVFVGRDYGQTKAYSEQVAFEIDEEVRRILQEGHQKAYEIIQAHREQHKLIAEKLLEYETLDARSIKSLFEKGVMPQDVVENQFPSEKTQTFEEAKRALEEKDAQRQTEEKTDFDEAKKELSDEAKEVRIQSNQTEQQVQSDEDHEKKHDHDNDEEK is encoded by the coding sequence ATGAAAAGAAAAAATAATGGCATGAAAAATGGCCTATATTACGTGCTAATTGTTTTAGCAATTGTCATGATTGTCTATTTCTTTTTTGGAAATAACAATCAACAATCATCCGATATTGAGTATTCAACTTTCAATAAACAATTAGCAGATGGAAAAATTAAATCAATAACAGTACAACCAACGAATGGTGTTTATCGAATTACAGGCCAGTACAAGAAAAAACAAGAAGTTAAAGAGACAAGTGGGCTTTCTCTATTAGGTTCAACTGAAGTTGCAACAAAACGTTTTACAACGATCATTTTGCCAAGTGATACTACACTGTCTCGTGTTGAAGATAGCGCTAAGAATCATGGCGTTAACTTAGAAGTAAAAGAACAATCGACAAGTGGTGCATGGGTTTCATTACTTGCAAGTTTTGTGCCTTTTCTCATCCTTTTCTTCTTCTTTTATATGATGATGGGTCAACAAGGTGGCGGTGGAAATGGCGGCCGTGTGATGAACTTTGGGAAATCCAAAGCAAAAGAAGCAGATAAAAAAGCAAATAGGATCCGTTTCTCTGATGTTGCAGGTGCTGAGGAGGAAAAACAGGAACTTGTTGAAGTTGTTGAATTCTTAAAAGATCCAAGACGTTTTATTGAATTGGGCGCCAGAATTCCGGCAGGTGTTTTACTAGAAGGACCTCCAGGAACTGGTAAAACATTATTAGCAAAAGCTGTCGCTGGTGAAGCGGGTGTACCTTTTTACTCGATTTCTGGTTCTGATTTTGTTGAAATGTTTGTCGGTGTTGGTGCTAGTCGTGTACGTGATTTGTTTGAAACAGCTAAGAAAAATGCTCCAGCGATTATCTTCATTGATGAAATCGATGCAGTTGGACGTCAACGTGGTGCTGGTATGGGTGGTGGCCATGATGAACGTGAACAAACATTAAATCAATTATTAGTTGAAATGGATGGATTTGATGGAAATGAAGGAGTTATTGTTATCGCTGCTACAAACCGTTCAGATGTATTAGATCCCGCTTTATTAAGACCGGGACGATTTGACCGACAAATTCTTGTCGGACGTCCAGACGTTAAGGGTCGTGAAGCAATTCTTCACGTACATGCTCGAAACAAACCCTTTGCAGATGATATTAATTTAAAAGTAGTTGCACAACAAACACCAGGTTTTGTTGGTGCTGATTTAGAAAATGTTCTAAATGAAGCAGCCTTGGTAGCTGCAAGACGTAATAAGAAAAAAATTGATGCTTCAGATATTGATGAGGCAGAAGATCGAGTTATTGCTGGACCAGCTAAAAAAGATAAGGTCATTAACAAAAAAGAACGTGAAATGGTTGCTTTCCATGAAGCGGGTCATACAATTGTTGGATTAGTTTTAAGTCGTGCACGGGTTGTACACAAAGTAACAATTATTCCACGTGGCCGTGCTGGCGGATATATGATTGCTTTACCTAAAGAAGATCAAAACTTGATGACTAGAGAAGATCTATTTGAACAGGTTGTTGGTTTGTTAGGTGGACGTACAGCTGAAGAAATTATATTCGGTGTTCAAACTACTGGTGCTTCTAATGACTTCGAACAAGCTACAGCATTAGCACGTAGTATGGTGACTGAATATGGTATGAGTGATCGATTAGGACCAGTTCAATACGAAGGAAATCATCAAGTATTTGTTGGTAGGGATTATGGTCAGACAAAAGCTTATTCTGAACAAGTTGCCTTTGAAATTGATGAAGAAGTACGTCGTATTTTACAAGAAGGACATCAAAAAGCCTATGAAATTATTCAGGCACATAGAGAACAACATAAATTGATTGCTGAAAAATTATTAGAATATGAAACTTTGGATGCTCGTAGTATTAAATCACTCTTTGAAAAAGGTGTAATGCCTCAAGATGTCGTTGAAAATCAATTTCCAAGTGAAAAAACTCAGACGTTTGAAGAAGCAAAACGTGCGCTAGAAGAAAAAGATGCACAAAGACAAACTGAAGAAAAAACTGATTTTGATGAAGCGAAAAAAGAATTAAGTGATGAAGCAAAAGAAGTAAGAATTCAAAGTAACCAAACAGAACAACAAGTACAATCAGATGAAGATCATGAGAAAAAACACGATCATGATAATGATGAAGAAAAATAA